In Oreochromis aureus strain Israel breed Guangdong linkage group 15, ZZ_aureus, whole genome shotgun sequence, a single genomic region encodes these proteins:
- the LOC116311486 gene encoding toll-like receptor 5: MMWTVGLQAVAICVFLQVSGCFSSCLIKGSVAYCGFQNLRSVPPLPPDITHLYLEMNHISEINSTSLSGLEELQVLDLGRQHARLVIRNHAFSRQKHLRRLSLDFNIGLQLEPQAFEGLASLQILNLDYCSLKESILRDKYLEPLLSLQTLSLFGNDIKRLQPSPFFVNMTHLKDLNLKLNKIDKICEADLAAFQGKTFTVLNLNSVYLREMSSGKFDWKKCGNPFRDLTFQTLDLSSNGFGVGQCTQFFKAIKGTKISHLKMSGHMGRGFSFNNLPDPDRSTFEGLHNSSVLSLDLSKSRIFALQQGVFSALTEVTIIDISQNKVNQIHRNAFEGLQDHLKVLNLSHNLLGEIYSYTFASLTNLQVLDLSHNHIGALGYQSFSRLPNLKLLYLTGNSLRDLGFPAPLPSLDFLLLNDNKLAPSSVSSISQFASNLMHLDLQDNRLTDLDDVSTILTSLKRLRHLFFGGNRIRSCSFSRRVGLNNLTVLDLHGSSLQSVWAQGKCLNLFDNFGHVAGLNLSFNALQSLPQGVFRGLTSVREMDLSYNALTYIQPDAFPKSLKALYLSNNFIASPNPATFRSLSFLDLRMNRFHCNTDLKSFLTRLNETTVRLLSPVEELRCEFPASVYKVPLIEFSAMVSQQ, translated from the exons ATGATGTGGACGGTGGGACTTCAGGCGGTTGCCATCTGTGTTTTCCTGCAG GTGTCGGGCTGTTTCTCATCATGCCTCATAAAGGGGTCCGTAGCCTACTGTGGCTTCCAGAACCTCCGCTCGgttcctcctctccctcctgacATCACCCATTTGTACCTGGAGATGAACCACATCAGTGAGATCAACTCCACCTCCCTGTCAGGCCTCGAGGAGCTGCAGGTGCTGGACCTCGGACGACAGCATGCGCGGCTTGTGATCAGGAACCACGCCTTCAGCAGACAAAAACATCTGAGGAGGCTTTCGCTCGACTTTAACATCGGACTTCAGCTGGAGCCGCAGGCCTTTGAAGGGTTGGCAAGTCTACAGATTCTCAACCTGGATTACTGCTCACTTAAAGAATCTATACTTAGGGACAAATATCTAGAACCGCTGCTGTCCCTACAAACTCTCAGCCTCTTTGGTAACGACATAAAAAGACTCCAGCCTTCTCCCTTCTTTGTCAACATGACTCATTTGAAAGACCTGAATCTCAAGCTGAACAAAATTGATAAAATTTGTGAGGCTGATCTTGCTGCCTTTCAGGGAAAAACCTTCACAGTTCTGAACTTAAACTCAGTGTACCTGAGAGAGATGTCCAGCGGTAAGTTTGACTGGAAGAAATGTGGGAATCCTTTCAGAGATCTGACCTTTCAGACACTCGATTTGTCAAGCAACGGGTTTGGTGTGGGCCAGTGCACGCAGTTTTTCAAAGCCATCAAGGGGACAAAAATTTCCCATCTGAAAATGTCAGGGCACATGGGCAGAGGATTTTCATTCAACAATCTTCCTGATCCAGATCGCAGCACATTTGAAGGCTTGCACAACAGCTCAGTCCTTTCTTTGGATCTGTCTAAAAGCAGAATATTTGCATTGCAACAGGGGGTGTTTAGTGCACTGACAGAAGTCACAATCATTGATATATCCCAAAACAAAGTCAATCAGATACACAGAAATGCCTTTGAAGGTCTTCAGGATCATTTAAAAGTGCTCAACCTGTCACACAACCTGCTTGGGGAGATCTATTCTTACACATTTGCTTCTCTGACAAACCTCCAGGTGTTAGATTTGTCTCATAATCACATTGGTGCATTGGGTTATCAGTCATTTAGTCGACTTCCCAACCTGAAATTATTATATCTGACAGGAAACTCTCTGAGGGATTTAGGCTTCCCTGCTCCTCTACCAAGTTTAGATTTTCTTTTATTGAATGACAACAAGTTGGCACCCTCATCAGTGAGCAGCATCTCTCAGTTTGCCAGTAACCTCATGCATCTAGACCTTCAGGACAACAGATTAACAGACTTGGATGATGTCTCCACCATTTTGACCAGTTTAAAACGACTGAGGCATCTCTTTTTTGGAGGAAACAGAATCAGGAGTTGCTCCTTCAGCAGACGAGTCGGTCTAAATAATCTCACAGTTCTTGATCTTCACGGCAGCTCCCTGCAGTCTGTTTGGGCTCAGGGTAAATGTCTCAATCTGTTTGACAATTTTGGGCATGTTGCTGGTCTCAATTTGAGCTTCAATGCGCTGCAGTCGCTCCCTCAAGGCGTTTTCAGGGGGCTCACTTCAGTAAGAGAGATGGACCTCTCGTACAACGCCTTGACATATATCCAGCCTGACGCATTTCCAAAAAGTCTAAAAGCACTCTACCTTTCCAACAACTTCATAGCCTCGCCTAACCCTGCCACTTTCCGCTCTCTGAGCTTCCTCGACCTCCGGATGAACCGATTCCACTGCAACACTGATCTGAAGAGCTTCCTGACTCGGTTGAACGAGACCACCGTGAGGCTACTGAGTCCTGTTGAAGAGCTCAGATGTGAATTTCCTGCTAGTGTCTATAAGGTTCCTCTGATAGAGTTTTCTGCGATGGTCTCACAGCAGTGA